In Zingiber officinale cultivar Zhangliang chromosome 3B, Zo_v1.1, whole genome shotgun sequence, a single window of DNA contains:
- the LOC121967534 gene encoding probable aldo-keto reductase 2 produces the protein MAASAGVGRMKLGSQGLEVSRQGLGCMGMSAFYGPPKPDADMIALIHHAVNSGVTFLDTSDLYGPYTNEILLGKALQGGVRDKVELASKFAYYLEDGKREIRGDPAYVRSACKASLQRLGVDCIDLYYQHRIDSRVPIEVTIGALKELVEEGKIKYIGLSEASASTIRRAHAVHPITAVQLEWSLWSRDVEEEIIPTCRELGIGIVAYSPLGRGFFSSGIKLIENAPEQDLRKYLPRFQPENLAQNAVIFERVNDMAKRKGCTPSQLALAWVHHQGSDVCPIPGTTKIENLKQNIGALSVKLTPEEMAELESYASVDVVKGDRYPEQVATWKNSDTPPLSSWKGE, from the exons ATGGCGGCATCGGCAGGCGTTGGGCGCATGAAGCTTGGCTCTCAAGGGCTGGAGGTATCCCGTCAGGGCCTCGGTTGCATGGGTATGTCCGCCTTCTACGGTCCCCCCAAACCCGACGCCGACATGATCGCCCTCATCCACCACGCCGTCAACTCCGGCGTCACCTTTCTCGACACCTCCGACTTGTACGGACCCTACACCAACGAGATCCTCCTCGGCAAG GCGCTGCAAGGGGGCGTGAGGGACAAAGTGGAACTGGCCTCCAAGTTCGCATACTACTTGGAAGACGGGAAGAGGGAGATCCGAGGGGACCCGGCCTACGTGAGGTCCGCCTGCAAGGCCAGCTTGCAGAGGCTCGGCGTCGATTGCATCGATCTCTATTACCAGCACCGCATCGATTCCAGAGTTCCCATCGAAGTCACG ATCGGAGCACTTAAGGAACTAGTTGAAGAAGGAAAAATCAAATACATCGGATTGTCCGAGGCCTCTGCTTCAACAATCAGGAGGGCGCATGCTGTTCACCCGATAACTGCTGTCCAATTAGAATGGTCTCTGTGGTCAAGAGATGTCGAAGAAGAAATAATTCCTACTTGCAG GGAACTTGGTATCGGAATTGTAGCATACAGCCCTCTCGGACGCGGATTCTTTTCTTCTGGAATTAAGTTAATCGAAAATGCACCCGAGCAGGATTTACGCAAG TATTTGCCGCGGTTCCAGCCAGAGAATCTGGCTCAGAATGCAGTCATTTTTGAACGTGTAAACGACATGGCAAAGAGGAAGGGATGCACTCCCTCACAACTCGCACTGGCATGGGTTCATCATCAAGGAAGTGATGTGTGCCCGATACCTGGCACGACGAAGATTGAAAACTTGAAGCAGAACATTGGAGCATTGTCTGTAAAACTCACACCAGAGGAAATGGCTGAGCTCGAATCGTATGCTTCGGTGGATGTTGTTAAGGGTGATAGATACCCTGAGCAAGTGGCTACCTGGAAAAACTCTGATACACCTCCTCTATCTTCATGGA